From a single Pseudomonas cremoricolorata genomic region:
- a CDS encoding ABC transporter ATP-binding protein: MSEVNRNGATGETLVSFRGVQKSYDGESLIVKDLNLDIRKGEFLTLLGPSGSGKTTSLMMLAGFETPTAGEIQLAGRSINNVPPHKRDIGMVFQNYALFPHMTVAENLAFPLSVRNLSKTDISERVKRVLNMVQLDSFAKRYPGQLSGGQQQRVALARALVFEPQLVLMDEPLGALDKQLREHMQMEIKHIHQRLGVTVVYVTHDQGEALTMSDRVAVFHQGEIQQIADPRTLYEEPRNTFVANFIGENNRLSGTLLSRDGERCQVQLGRGERVEALAVNVGQAGEAVTLSIRPERVRLNGHSENCVNRFSGRVAEFIYLGDHVRVRLEVCGKTDFFVKQPIAELDPALAVGDVVPLGWEVQHARALDPIDQAH, encoded by the coding sequence ATGAGTGAGGTGAACCGGAACGGCGCGACCGGCGAGACGCTGGTCAGCTTCCGCGGAGTGCAGAAGAGTTACGACGGCGAATCGCTGATCGTCAAAGACCTCAACCTGGACATCCGCAAGGGCGAATTCCTCACCTTGCTTGGCCCGTCCGGCTCGGGCAAGACCACCAGCCTGATGATGCTCGCCGGTTTCGAAACCCCCACCGCCGGGGAAATCCAGTTGGCCGGGCGCTCGATCAACAACGTGCCGCCGCACAAGCGCGACATCGGCATGGTGTTCCAGAACTACGCGCTGTTCCCGCACATGACCGTCGCGGAAAACCTGGCGTTCCCGCTGAGCGTGCGCAACCTGAGCAAGACCGACATCAGCGAGCGGGTCAAACGCGTGCTCAACATGGTCCAGCTCGACAGCTTCGCCAAACGCTACCCCGGCCAGCTTTCCGGCGGCCAGCAGCAACGCGTGGCGCTGGCCCGGGCGCTGGTGTTCGAGCCGCAGCTGGTACTGATGGACGAGCCGCTTGGCGCCCTCGACAAGCAGCTGCGTGAACACATGCAGATGGAGATCAAGCACATCCACCAGCGCCTCGGCGTGACCGTGGTGTACGTCACCCATGATCAGGGCGAGGCGCTGACCATGTCCGACCGCGTGGCGGTGTTCCACCAGGGCGAGATCCAGCAGATCGCCGACCCACGCACCCTTTACGAAGAGCCGCGCAACACCTTCGTCGCCAACTTCATCGGTGAAAACAACCGCCTGAGCGGCACCCTGCTCAGCCGCGATGGCGAGCGCTGCCAGGTGCAGTTGGGCCGTGGTGAGCGGGTCGAGGCGCTGGCGGTGAACGTCGGCCAGGCTGGCGAAGCGGTGACCTTGTCGATCCGCCCCGAGCGCGTGCGCCTCAACGGCCATAGCGAGAATTGCGTGAATCGCTTCTCGGGCCGCGTGGCCGAATTCATCTACCTCGGCGACCATGTGCGGGTCCGCCTCGAGGTCTGCGGCAAGACTGATTTCTTCGTCAAACAGCCGATTGCCGAGCTCGACCCGGCGCTGGCAGTGGGCGATGTGGTTCCGCTTGGCTGGGAGGTGCAGCACGCCCGCGCGCTCGACCCGATCGACCAGGCCCATTGA
- a CDS encoding ABC transporter substrate-binding protein: MHKQLKLTALALGLAVAGQALAADLTVVSFGGANKAAQVKAFYEPWEKAGKGKIVAGEYNGEMAKIKAMVDTKSVSWNLVEVESPELARGCDEGLFEELDPAQFGNESDYVQGAIQPCGVGFFVWSTVLAYNADKLKTAPTSWADFWDTKQFPGKRGLRKGAKYTLEFALMADGVAPKDVYKVLGTKEGVDRAFKKLDELKPSIQWWEAGAQPPQYLASGDVVMSSAYNGRIAAVQKESNLKVVWNGGIYDFDAWAIPKGAKNAEEAKKFIAYSVQPEQQKTYSENIAYGPANSKAVDLLADEVKQNMPTTPENIANQVQIDVAFWADNSEQLEQRFNAWAAKK, from the coding sequence ATGCACAAGCAGTTGAAACTGACCGCCCTGGCGCTGGGGCTGGCGGTCGCAGGCCAGGCCCTGGCCGCGGACCTGACCGTGGTGTCGTTCGGCGGCGCCAACAAGGCCGCACAGGTCAAAGCCTTCTACGAGCCATGGGAAAAGGCCGGCAAGGGCAAGATCGTCGCCGGTGAGTACAACGGCGAAATGGCCAAAATCAAGGCCATGGTCGATACCAAGAGTGTGTCGTGGAACCTGGTCGAGGTGGAGTCGCCGGAGCTTGCCCGAGGCTGTGACGAGGGCCTGTTCGAAGAGCTTGACCCTGCGCAGTTCGGTAACGAATCCGACTACGTGCAGGGCGCCATTCAGCCGTGCGGTGTCGGCTTCTTCGTGTGGTCGACGGTGCTGGCCTACAACGCCGACAAGCTCAAGACCGCACCCACCAGTTGGGCCGATTTCTGGGACACCAAGCAGTTCCCCGGCAAGCGTGGCCTGCGCAAAGGCGCCAAGTACACCCTGGAATTCGCCCTGATGGCCGACGGCGTCGCGCCCAAGGATGTGTACAAGGTGCTCGGCACCAAAGAGGGCGTCGACCGCGCCTTCAAGAAGCTCGATGAGCTCAAGCCAAGCATTCAGTGGTGGGAAGCCGGCGCTCAACCGCCGCAGTACCTGGCCTCGGGCGACGTGGTGATGAGCTCGGCCTATAACGGCCGGATCGCCGCGGTGCAGAAAGAGAGCAACCTCAAAGTGGTGTGGAACGGCGGCATCTACGACTTCGATGCCTGGGCTATCCCCAAGGGCGCGAAGAATGCCGAGGAAGCGAAGAAGTTCATCGCCTACAGCGTTCAGCCTGAGCAGCAGAAGACCTACTCGGAAAACATCGCCTACGGCCCGGCCAATTCCAAGGCGGTCGACCTGCTGGCCGATGAGGTCAAGCAGAACATGCCGACCACGCCTGAGAACATCGCCAACCAGGTGCAGATCGATGTGGCGTTCTGGGCCGACAACAGCGAGCAGCTGGAGCAACGTTTCAACGCCTGGGCCGCGAAGAAGTAA
- a CDS encoding ABC transporter permease yields the protein MAIAVPLNEGAGPNLKQRLKRAERVNRWKAQALIAPLALFLLLVFLVPIAALLYKSVGNPEVVGGLPRTVQAIEQWDGKSLPGDAVYQALSQDLVESRKNQTLGDVSKRLNMELAGYRSLLAKTARALPFKSEPASYKEALQSLDERWGDPAYWQAIRRNTSSVTSFYLLASVDHRIDDLGELAKTSPDQAIYLDIFARTLWMGVVITVICLLLAYPLAYLLANLPTRQSNLLMILVLLPFWTSILVRVAAWIVLLQSGGLINSALMALGIIDQPLELVFNRTGVYISMVHILLPFMILPLYSVMKGISPSYMRAAISLGCHPFASFWRVYFPQTYAGVGAGCLLVFILAIGYYITPALLGSPNDQMVSYFVAFYTNTSINWGMATALGGLLLLATVLLYLIYSWLVGASRLRLS from the coding sequence ATGGCCATTGCAGTGCCCCTGAATGAAGGCGCGGGTCCTAACCTCAAACAGCGTCTCAAGCGTGCCGAGCGGGTCAACCGCTGGAAAGCCCAAGCGTTGATCGCGCCGCTGGCGCTGTTCCTCTTGCTGGTATTTCTCGTGCCTATTGCCGCGCTGCTGTACAAGAGCGTCGGCAACCCGGAAGTGGTGGGCGGTCTGCCGCGCACGGTGCAGGCCATCGAGCAGTGGGACGGCAAGAGCCTGCCGGGCGATGCGGTGTACCAGGCGCTCAGCCAGGACCTGGTCGAGTCGCGCAAGAATCAGACCCTGGGCGATGTGTCGAAACGTCTGAACATGGAACTGGCCGGCTACCGCAGCTTGCTGGCGAAAACCGCTCGGGCGCTGCCGTTCAAGAGCGAACCGGCTTCGTACAAAGAAGCCTTGCAGAGCCTCGACGAACGCTGGGGCGACCCGGCCTACTGGCAGGCCATCCGCCGCAACACCAGCAGCGTGACCTCGTTCTACCTGCTGGCCTCGGTCGACCACCGCATCGACGATCTCGGTGAGCTGGCCAAGACCTCACCCGACCAGGCTATCTACCTGGACATCTTCGCCCGCACCCTGTGGATGGGTGTGGTGATCACCGTCATCTGCCTGCTGCTGGCGTATCCGCTGGCCTACCTGCTGGCCAACCTGCCGACCCGGCAAAGTAACCTGCTGATGATTCTGGTGCTGTTGCCGTTCTGGACCTCGATTCTGGTGCGGGTGGCGGCGTGGATCGTGCTGCTGCAATCAGGCGGGCTGATCAACAGCGCGCTGATGGCCCTGGGCATCATCGATCAGCCGCTGGAGCTGGTGTTCAACCGCACCGGTGTGTACATCTCGATGGTGCACATTCTGCTGCCGTTCATGATCCTGCCGCTGTACAGCGTGATGAAAGGCATCTCGCCAAGCTACATGCGAGCGGCCATCTCCCTGGGCTGCCACCCGTTCGCCAGCTTCTGGCGGGTGTACTTCCCGCAGACCTACGCCGGCGTCGGCGCCGGATGCCTGTTGGTGTTCATCCTCGCCATCGGCTACTACATCACCCCGGCGCTGCTTGGCAGCCCCAACGACCAGATGGTCAGCTACTTCGTGGCTTTCTATACCAACACCAGCATCAACTGGGGCATGGCCACCGCATTGGGCGGGTTGCTGCTGCTGGCCACCGTGTTGCTGTACCTGATCTATAGCTGGCTGGTCGGCGCCAGCCGTCTGCGCCTGAGCTGA
- a CDS encoding ABC transporter permease, which produces MLSPYMSPVERVWYYGLRILCGLVLLFLVLPVLVIVPLSFNSGSFLVYPLQGFSLQWYQDFFGSAEWMRALKNSIIVAPAATVLAMVFGTLAAIGLTRGDFPGKSLVMALVISPMVVPVVIIGVASYLFFAPLGLGNSFLSLILVHAVLGVPFVIITVSATLQGFNYNLVRAAASLGASPLTTFRRVTLPLIAPGVISGALFAFATSFDEVVVTLFLAGPEQATLPRQMFSGIRENLSPTIAAAATLLIGFSVVLLLTLEWLRGRSEKLRTQQPA; this is translated from the coding sequence ATGCTGAGCCCTTACATGTCGCCCGTGGAGCGGGTGTGGTACTACGGCCTGCGCATTCTCTGCGGCCTGGTGTTGTTGTTCCTGGTGTTGCCGGTGCTGGTGATCGTGCCGCTGTCGTTCAACAGTGGCAGTTTCCTGGTGTATCCGCTGCAGGGCTTCTCGCTGCAGTGGTACCAGGACTTCTTCGGCTCGGCCGAATGGATGCGCGCGCTGAAGAACAGCATCATCGTCGCCCCGGCGGCCACGGTGCTGGCGATGGTCTTCGGCACCCTGGCGGCGATCGGCCTGACCCGCGGCGATTTCCCGGGCAAGTCGTTGGTGATGGCCCTGGTGATTTCGCCCATGGTGGTGCCGGTGGTAATCATCGGTGTGGCCAGCTACTTGTTCTTCGCGCCACTGGGGCTGGGTAACAGCTTCCTGTCGCTGATTCTGGTGCATGCGGTGCTGGGCGTGCCGTTCGTGATCATCACGGTGTCGGCCACCCTGCAGGGCTTCAACTACAACCTGGTGCGCGCTGCGGCCAGCCTTGGCGCCTCGCCGCTGACCACCTTCCGCCGCGTGACCTTGCCGCTGATTGCCCCAGGGGTAATTTCCGGCGCGCTGTTCGCCTTCGCCACCTCGTTCGATGAAGTGGTGGTGACGCTGTTCCTCGCAGGCCCCGAGCAAGCCACCCTGCCGCGGCAGATGTTCAGCGGCATCCGCGAAAACCTCAGCCCCACCATCGCCGCCGCCGCGACCCTGTTGATCGGCTTCTCGGTGGTGCTGTTGCTGACCTTGGAATGGTTGCGCGGGCGCAGTGAGAAGCTGCGCACGCAGCAGCCTGCCTGA